One genomic region from Bacillus sp. SLBN-46 encodes:
- a CDS encoding IS1182 family transposase, protein MVPNQQSMNFSSYMALYDLIVPKDNMLRKINELIDFSFVYDEIKDNYCHDNGRNAVHPIRMFKYLFLKSIHDLSDVDLVERSKYDMSFKYFLDMSPEEEVIDPSSLTKFRKLRLKDVKLLDLLINKTVEIAMEKEILKSNSIIVDSTHSSARYNQKSPKELLMDKSKLLRKAIYQVDESIKEQLPSKTTTNVLEDEVEYCNKLMEVVEKNNVLREYPKVKEKINLLKETLEDMKEQLQISNDPDARVGHKSADTAFFGYKTHLAMSEERIITTAVITTGEKNDGKQLETLVEKSKKARLEVKTIIGDAAYSEKGNIEYANQNEIKLVSKLNPAVTQGCRKKEEEFEFNKDAGMYVCKAGHMAIRKARQGKKGVFANQVVNYYFDVEKCKVCPFKIGCYKEGAKSKSYSVSIKSNVHTEQIKFQESDYFKEKSKERYKIEAKNSELKHRHGYDVAESSGLTGMELQGAMAIFTVNVKRILTLMN, encoded by the coding sequence ATGGTTCCAAATCAACAGTCTATGAATTTTAGTTCTTATATGGCACTTTACGATTTAATCGTGCCAAAAGATAATATGCTCCGGAAAATTAATGAACTCATTGATTTTTCCTTTGTTTATGATGAAATCAAGGACAATTATTGTCATGACAACGGACGAAATGCGGTACACCCTATTCGTATGTTTAAGTATTTATTTTTAAAATCTATACATGACTTATCAGATGTGGATCTTGTAGAACGTTCTAAGTACGATATGTCATTTAAATATTTTCTAGATATGTCTCCTGAAGAGGAAGTTATTGATCCTAGTTCTTTGACTAAATTCCGTAAACTACGTTTAAAAGATGTTAAACTTTTAGATTTATTAATCAATAAAACAGTAGAAATTGCGATGGAAAAGGAAATTCTCAAAAGTAATTCTATTATTGTTGACTCTACTCATTCAAGTGCTCGATACAATCAGAAGTCCCCGAAAGAATTATTAATGGATAAATCAAAATTGCTTCGAAAAGCGATTTATCAAGTGGATGAAAGCATAAAAGAACAACTACCATCAAAAACCACGACTAATGTACTTGAAGATGAAGTTGAATATTGTAATAAGCTTATGGAAGTAGTTGAAAAGAATAACGTACTTCGTGAGTATCCAAAGGTAAAAGAAAAGATAAATCTGTTAAAAGAAACACTTGAAGATATGAAGGAACAGCTTCAAATATCGAATGATCCTGATGCACGTGTTGGTCATAAGTCAGCTGACACTGCATTTTTTGGATATAAGACACATCTTGCGATGAGTGAAGAAAGAATTATCACAACTGCAGTTATTACAACAGGAGAAAAAAATGATGGAAAGCAATTAGAAACATTAGTTGAAAAAAGTAAAAAAGCTAGATTGGAAGTAAAGACAATAATCGGTGATGCAGCTTATTCTGAGAAAGGAAATATTGAATACGCAAATCAGAATGAAATAAAGTTAGTATCTAAATTGAACCCTGCTGTCACACAAGGATGTCGTAAAAAAGAGGAAGAATTTGAATTCAATAAAGATGCTGGAATGTACGTTTGTAAAGCTGGACATATGGCAATCCGGAAAGCGCGACAAGGTAAAAAGGGGGTATTTGCCAACCAAGTTGTCAACTATTATTTTGACGTAGAAAAATGTAAAGTATGTCCCTTTAAAATCGGATGTTATAAAGAAGGCGCAAAAAGTAAGAGTTACTCAGTAAGTATCAAATCAAATGTACATACAGAACAAATAAAATTCCAGGAAAGCGACTATTTCAAAGAAAAATCAAAAGAGCGATACAAAATAGAAGCTAAAAATAGTGAATTAAAACACAGACACGGGTATGATGTTGCAGAATCCTCGGGTCTAACTGGCATGGAATTGCAAGGGGCAATGGCGATCTTTACAGTAAATGTGAAAAGAATATTGACACTAATGAACTAA
- a CDS encoding phosphate ABC transporter substrate-binding protein produces MKSLKKLSLLTLFAALMVFMAACGGGTSTDKTAGNTEKETPKTEEKKELSGSLVISGSSAMQPLVAAAAEEFMAENPKVDIQVNAGGSGTGLSQVSEGSVQIGNSDVFAEEKEGIPADQLVDHKVAVVGMTAAVNPKVGIKDIKKEDLIKVFTGKITNWKELGGKDQKIVLVNRPDSSGTRAIFNKFALDGATPAEGITEDSSNTVKKIINETDGAIGYLAFSYFTDDSVTPLAINGVEPTAENVQSGKFPVWAYQHSYTKGEATDLAKSFLDYMMSDDIQNNLLNEQGYLPVTKMKVERDAEGKQTNK; encoded by the coding sequence ATGAAAAGCTTGAAGAAACTTAGCCTACTTACATTATTTGCAGCATTAATGGTATTCATGGCTGCTTGTGGAGGCGGCACTTCTACAGACAAAACTGCAGGAAACACAGAAAAAGAAACACCAAAAACCGAAGAAAAGAAAGAGCTTTCAGGTTCATTAGTTATTTCTGGTTCATCTGCGATGCAGCCATTAGTTGCAGCAGCCGCTGAAGAATTTATGGCAGAAAATCCAAAGGTAGATATTCAAGTAAATGCTGGTGGTTCAGGTACTGGTTTATCTCAAGTGTCTGAAGGATCTGTTCAAATTGGGAACTCTGACGTTTTCGCTGAAGAAAAAGAAGGAATCCCAGCAGATCAGCTTGTTGACCATAAAGTAGCCGTAGTTGGCATGACTGCTGCTGTTAACCCTAAAGTTGGAATCAAAGATATTAAAAAAGAAGATTTAATTAAAGTATTCACTGGAAAAATCACCAACTGGAAAGAACTTGGCGGAAAAGATCAAAAAATCGTTCTTGTTAACCGTCCAGACTCTTCAGGTACACGTGCAATATTCAATAAGTTCGCTCTTGATGGAGCAACACCTGCAGAAGGTATCACCGAGGATTCTTCAAACACAGTTAAAAAGATTATTAACGAAACTGATGGTGCCATTGGTTATCTAGCATTCTCATACTTCACAGATGATTCTGTAACACCTCTTGCCATTAATGGTGTAGAACCAACTGCTGAGAACGTACAATCTGGTAAGTTTCCAGTTTGGGCGTACCAACATTCTTATACAAAAGGTGAAGCAACTGATCTTGCAAAATCGTTCCTTGATTATATGATGTCAGATGATATCCAAAACAATCTACTTAATGAACAAGGATATTTACCTGTAACAAAAATGAAGGTAGAACGTGATGCAGAAGGTAAGCAAACAAATAAATAG
- a CDS encoding YqcI/YcgG family protein, with translation MSKLFKDSPASRNQLQQWERIALEKFEEKMKDKDRPFPCIPATIGFTTNQLRYGFVGDPRRSATIDEVALLLCDYTKSSKEFGDFTSLIIFYETPNDLKETYNVEMFERLFWEQLNGLSDKDDMNWPNQIPREPHNPIWEFCYNGEQYFMYCATPSHVNRRSRHFAYFMLAITPRWVLREFNKHETFAKNIKSKVRKRLEQYDSIDIHPDLNSYGQEDNYEWKQYFLRDDESSLSKCPFHQFMKNSIE, from the coding sequence ATAAGCAAACTATTCAAAGATTCACCCGCATCACGAAACCAACTCCAACAATGGGAAAGAATAGCTTTAGAAAAATTCGAAGAGAAAATGAAAGATAAAGACCGGCCCTTTCCATGTATACCGGCTACAATCGGATTCACAACAAACCAATTACGTTATGGGTTTGTTGGTGACCCAAGGCGTTCAGCTACGATTGATGAGGTTGCATTGTTATTGTGCGACTACACGAAATCATCTAAAGAGTTTGGTGATTTTACATCTCTTATCATTTTTTATGAGACTCCGAACGATTTAAAGGAAACATATAATGTTGAAATGTTTGAACGATTGTTTTGGGAACAGTTAAATGGTTTAAGTGACAAGGATGATATGAATTGGCCCAATCAAATTCCTCGTGAACCGCATAATCCTATTTGGGAGTTTTGTTACAACGGAGAACAGTATTTTATGTATTGTGCGACACCCTCCCATGTAAATCGGAGAAGCAGACATTTTGCCTATTTCATGCTAGCCATCACTCCTAGATGGGTATTAAGGGAATTCAATAAGCATGAGACTTTTGCTAAAAATATTAAATCAAAGGTTCGAAAAAGACTAGAACAATATGATTCCATCGATATTCACCCTGATTTAAACAGTTATGGACAGGAAGATAATTATGAGTGGAAGCAATATTTTTTACGCGATGATGAATCCTCTTTATCAAAATGTCCATTTCATCAATTTATGAAAAATAGTATAGAATAG
- a CDS encoding methyltransferase domain-containing protein produces the protein MKWNSKHKERLDQQRPPEPNPRLKNLSSYLTGGRALDLACGLGSNSFFLARLNYEVESIDISDVAIQYIQEQVSRDKLTIHPKVCDLTELNNQHWRNQIF, from the coding sequence ATGAAATGGAACTCAAAACATAAAGAGCGCCTGGATCAACAGAGGCCACCTGAACCAAATCCTAGATTAAAGAATCTGTCTTCCTATTTAACTGGTGGTAGGGCCCTTGATCTTGCTTGTGGTCTTGGGAGTAACAGTTTTTTTCTTGCACGATTGAACTATGAGGTCGAATCTATTGATATTTCGGATGTCGCTATCCAATATATTCAAGAACAGGTTTCAAGAGATAAACTCACAATTCACCCAAAAGTTTGTGACCTTACGGAATTAAACAATCAACATTGGCGTAACCAAATCTTTTGA
- a CDS encoding ROK family transcriptional regulator has product MKQDQDTIKQHNKKMILDIIRTQRPISRSDISRITKMSPTSISRIVGELCEDGYIQETNTSSSGVGRKAVILDVNPGSVYSIGVEIDKNFIKIGLMDFCSNVVKSEKVGYFESEYDPVVTANMVCKLIEKIVDDIRIDREKIISIGVSVPGVIDSENGIVVFSSQLAWRNIEFASMIEKKVLIPTVVENDLKVMALAEYFYGSAKDSKWTAMINFGSGVGSVLVKNGEIFQGGSNRAGEIGHTTIDPFGILCECGRRGCLQTYTADWALIQEAQKVAKVNGIQDILTSSKRQELWAQSIIQRATIYMGITISNILCMYNPDTVILCGSLFDNHPELFPLVEEHLTKIIWEPYEHTFRLCLSELKGVSRVLGSAIMALNKSFQIQ; this is encoded by the coding sequence ATGAAACAAGATCAAGATACCATCAAACAGCATAACAAGAAAATGATCTTAGATATTATTAGGACTCAGAGGCCAATTTCAAGGTCAGATATTTCTCGAATTACCAAAATGAGCCCAACATCGATTAGTAGAATCGTAGGGGAACTATGTGAAGACGGTTATATTCAAGAAACCAACACATCTTCAAGTGGGGTAGGAAGGAAAGCTGTTATCCTAGATGTTAATCCAGGATCGGTGTATAGCATCGGAGTGGAGATTGATAAAAATTTTATTAAGATTGGCTTAATGGATTTTTGTTCGAATGTAGTAAAGAGTGAAAAGGTGGGATATTTCGAATCAGAGTATGACCCCGTAGTAACGGCAAATATGGTTTGTAAATTGATTGAAAAGATTGTTGATGATATCAGAATTGATCGGGAGAAGATTATATCAATCGGTGTCTCTGTACCAGGGGTAATTGATTCAGAGAATGGAATCGTCGTATTTTCCTCACAGCTTGCCTGGAGAAATATTGAATTTGCATCAATGATTGAAAAAAAGGTTCTAATCCCAACTGTGGTAGAAAATGATTTAAAAGTGATGGCATTGGCTGAATATTTCTATGGTTCCGCTAAGGACTCTAAATGGACCGCAATGATTAATTTTGGTAGTGGAGTTGGTTCCGTTTTAGTGAAAAATGGGGAGATTTTTCAAGGAGGTAGCAACCGTGCAGGTGAAATTGGCCATACAACGATCGATCCTTTTGGGATTCTTTGTGAATGTGGAAGACGGGGATGCCTCCAAACATATACAGCTGATTGGGCTCTAATTCAAGAGGCACAAAAGGTAGCAAAAGTTAATGGCATACAAGATATTTTGACAAGTTCAAAAAGGCAAGAATTATGGGCACAAAGTATAATTCAACGGGCGACGATTTATATGGGGATTACGATTAGTAATATTTTATGTATGTATAATCCTGACACAGTCATCTTATGTGGAAGTTTATTCGATAATCATCCAGAGCTATTTCCTCTTGTAGAGGAACATTTAACAAAGATTATTTGGGAACCGTATGAGCATACATTTCGACTATGTTTATCTGAACTGAAAGGGGTTTCAAGGGTATTGGGCTCAGCAATTATGGCATTAAACAAGAGTTTTCAAATCCAATAA
- a CDS encoding asparaginase — protein sequence MSDILVKEYRGDVLENIHRGSICIVDDQGRVRYSLGNPYVITFYRSAAKPIQAIPAFHRGVDVAFQLTPIESTLLAASHRGEHFHVEALQTLAKKIECDEQDLLCMPTYPLNPDAKTELIWMKQPARRLYHNCSGKHFGMMALAKLLGVSTENYWERTHPVQKEILQYLSLLSDYPMDKINCGVDGCGVPVYALPLKHMAISYVRLACPDLMEDAELEAAIRKVCQLMNDHHLMIGGSKQICSTLLQDRNIVAKGGAKGVYCIGLKEERLGIALKIEDGSEESWPLIVAGILEQIHYENKETIERMYDLATRFVVNDNQKIVGENKLSFTLKQVF from the coding sequence ATGTCTGACATTCTAGTAAAAGAATACCGCGGGGATGTATTAGAAAATATTCATAGAGGTTCGATTTGTATTGTAGATGATCAGGGCAGGGTTCGCTATAGTCTCGGTAATCCATATGTTATTACGTTTTATCGCTCAGCAGCCAAGCCAATTCAAGCCATCCCGGCTTTTCATAGAGGAGTGGATGTTGCTTTTCAGTTAACTCCCATTGAAAGTACATTATTAGCTGCATCCCATCGTGGGGAACATTTCCACGTGGAAGCCCTTCAAACCTTAGCGAAAAAGATTGAATGTGATGAACAGGATTTGCTTTGTATGCCTACATACCCATTAAATCCTGATGCAAAAACGGAATTAATTTGGATGAAACAACCGGCTCGTCGATTGTACCACAATTGTTCTGGAAAACATTTTGGCATGATGGCTTTGGCCAAACTCTTAGGTGTTTCAACTGAAAATTATTGGGAAAGAACACATCCCGTCCAAAAAGAAATTCTTCAATACCTATCATTATTATCTGATTATCCAATGGACAAAATTAACTGTGGAGTGGACGGCTGCGGAGTGCCTGTTTATGCTTTACCACTCAAACATATGGCTATTTCTTATGTTCGCTTGGCCTGCCCCGACTTAATGGAAGATGCAGAACTAGAAGCTGCCATTCGAAAGGTTTGTCAGCTGATGAATGACCACCATCTTATGATTGGTGGAAGTAAGCAGATTTGCTCTACATTGCTTCAGGATCGAAACATTGTGGCAAAGGGTGGGGCGAAAGGAGTCTACTGCATCGGTCTCAAAGAAGAACGGTTGGGGATAGCTCTTAAGATAGAAGATGGCTCAGAGGAAAGCTGGCCCTTAATTGTGGCTGGCATATTGGAACAAATCCACTACGAAAATAAAGAAACTATTGAACGTATGTATGATTTAGCAACACGGTTTGTCGTTAATGATAATCAAAAAATTGTTGGAGAAAACAAATTGTCATTTACGCTTAAACAAGTTTTTTAG
- a CDS encoding sugar ABC transporter substrate-binding protein: MKRLSGWFFTISLILCLMVTGCSKDSGNGGKGTKDDPVKITYLDNIPSPERTALLKEMIAKFEEKNPGIKVEYSSVGFEESYKKLMAMGASGTLPDVFNVDESMFTSMASAGYLQDLQSNYDKWDQKDKLIKAVEKWPSKYKGHFYAIPDAFMLQALFIRSDWFHEKGLTPRIDTWDQYFEYGKKLTDPSKGQYGISFRGGPNGVVRFMEYLASLTETPGWFDENGKPITSKPEALEAFKKFYGVYKNGYAPKESINWGYKEMVQGFLNGQAGILNQTAEVIIPVEKDMKKGTYEIIPIPKSPSGKNFNHFGSTAAYAISSKSKQKEAAWEFIEFMSSPEMNLEYSKRNGMLPIYTESYKDPFFSEGAIKGFAEQMADPEIVYVNWADYLKEQSQFIGTYAVEQVQNYLLNKQSAEETLKNLNDFLEKAQQRYEKEEGK; the protein is encoded by the coding sequence GTGAAAAGGCTGAGTGGTTGGTTTTTTACGATATCTTTAATCCTTTGTTTGATGGTAACAGGTTGTTCAAAAGATTCGGGTAATGGTGGGAAGGGGACAAAAGATGATCCTGTGAAAATCACCTACTTGGACAATATCCCAAGCCCAGAGCGAACAGCTCTACTAAAGGAAATGATTGCTAAGTTCGAAGAAAAAAATCCAGGAATTAAAGTTGAATATAGCTCGGTTGGTTTTGAAGAATCTTATAAGAAATTAATGGCTATGGGGGCATCCGGTACACTTCCAGATGTATTTAATGTGGATGAATCCATGTTTACCTCAATGGCTTCTGCAGGATATTTACAGGATTTACAATCAAACTACGATAAGTGGGATCAGAAGGATAAACTGATAAAAGCTGTTGAAAAATGGCCATCTAAATATAAAGGTCATTTCTATGCCATCCCAGATGCTTTTATGTTACAGGCATTGTTCATTCGATCTGACTGGTTCCATGAGAAAGGTCTTACACCAAGGATTGACACTTGGGATCAATATTTTGAATATGGGAAAAAGCTAACCGATCCTTCTAAAGGACAATATGGAATTTCCTTCCGTGGTGGACCAAATGGAGTTGTTCGGTTTATGGAGTATCTCGCATCTCTAACTGAAACACCAGGATGGTTTGATGAAAACGGGAAACCGATCACAAGTAAGCCAGAAGCACTTGAAGCATTTAAAAAGTTTTATGGAGTCTATAAAAATGGATATGCTCCAAAGGAATCTATTAACTGGGGTTATAAAGAAATGGTGCAGGGATTCCTAAATGGGCAAGCTGGTATTTTAAATCAAACTGCAGAAGTTATTATTCCAGTGGAAAAAGATATGAAAAAAGGAACCTATGAAATAATCCCTATTCCGAAATCGCCAAGTGGAAAAAATTTCAATCACTTTGGTTCTACTGCTGCTTATGCTATTTCGTCAAAGTCCAAACAGAAAGAAGCCGCATGGGAGTTTATTGAATTTATGAGTTCACCTGAAATGAACCTTGAATATTCCAAACGAAATGGTATGCTGCCTATCTATACTGAATCATATAAGGATCCTTTCTTTAGTGAAGGTGCAATAAAAGGATTTGCTGAGCAAATGGCAGACCCAGAGATTGTTTATGTGAATTGGGCTGATTACTTAAAGGAACAATCTCAATTTATAGGAACTTATGCTGTAGAACAGGTTCAAAATTATCTACTTAATAAGCAGTCCGCAGAAGAGACCTTGAAAAATTTAAATGACTTCTTGGAAAAAGCACAACAAAGATATGAAAAAGAAGAAGGGAAGTAA
- a CDS encoding sugar ABC transporter permease — protein sequence MIFHRLVGEVMSLNQKENTDQIVQKQRMKGKEPYLLLFPAFLLILLFFGYPIIDGLRLAFYHYVLTDPGNIFFSGLENFKELLKDGNFLLVLKNSIIWVVASVGLQLVLGLTLALALSKNFRGKNLYQAIVFLPWAVSGFLIGMIFKWMFNEHNGLINYVLKSLGIIDHSIPFLALPNVSIFTAVVAMIWYGVPFFAIMVLAALQSIPQEVHEAAALDGAGGFKKLTKITIPYIKKTLIITTLLRVIWVFNSADIIYIMTNGGPANTSHNLPSYIFSTVFYTMDFGQASAAGVIMIILLVIYSVIFLKVTKFDKAGDF from the coding sequence ATGATATTTCATAGATTAGTAGGTGAAGTCATGAGTCTCAATCAAAAAGAAAACACTGACCAAATAGTACAGAAGCAAAGGATGAAGGGAAAGGAGCCATACCTTTTACTTTTTCCCGCTTTCTTGTTGATTCTATTATTCTTCGGGTATCCCATTATCGACGGACTGCGCCTCGCTTTCTATCATTATGTTTTGACGGATCCTGGCAATATTTTTTTTAGCGGGTTGGAGAATTTTAAAGAGTTACTAAAGGATGGAAACTTCCTACTTGTTCTTAAAAATTCAATCATCTGGGTAGTCGCTAGTGTTGGGCTCCAATTAGTCTTAGGATTGACCCTTGCATTGGCTCTTTCGAAAAACTTTAGAGGGAAAAATCTGTATCAAGCAATTGTTTTTCTGCCATGGGCAGTTTCAGGTTTCCTGATTGGGATGATCTTTAAATGGATGTTTAATGAACATAATGGCTTAATTAATTATGTACTAAAATCCCTTGGCATCATTGATCATAGCATTCCATTCCTTGCTCTTCCCAATGTCTCTATTTTTACTGCTGTTGTTGCGATGATTTGGTATGGAGTACCGTTTTTCGCCATTATGGTTTTAGCTGCGCTTCAATCTATTCCACAGGAGGTTCATGAGGCTGCTGCTCTTGATGGAGCTGGTGGCTTTAAAAAATTAACAAAAATCACCATTCCGTACATCAAGAAAACTTTAATTATTACTACTTTATTAAGGGTAATCTGGGTGTTTAACTCTGCCGATATCATTTACATTATGACAAATGGAGGACCTGCGAATACCTCACATAACCTCCCATCTTATATATTTAGCACGGTTTTTTATACTATGGATTTCGGGCAAGCTTCTGCGGCCGGTGTGATCATGATTATCTTACTTGTTATTTATTCGGTCATATTCTTAAAGGTTACCAAGTTTGATAAGGCAGGTGATTTCTGA
- a CDS encoding carbohydrate ABC transporter permease, which translates to MRESFFAGLSRRFILFMFLLMVLVPFLWMVVTSLKTRQEIYGSELTLWPKDLTFDNYLSAFTDADFSLYFLNSLIVTLVSSVIVLIISVMGGYSLARFQFKGKKVTLIAFLVTQMVPTMIMLVPLFILFSKIGLINNLASLIILYTVINIPFCLLTMSSFFQRIPVTLEEAAIMDGCNRFQAVYKVILPVMLPGVIATFVFAFTGAWNELFFGIMFLNGGNSATIPVGLNNFVQKFDVNWGQMTAWGIISLIPVAIMFMFIQKYIVAGLTAGSVKE; encoded by the coding sequence ATGAGGGAAAGTTTTTTTGCCGGGCTTTCTCGGCGATTTATCCTATTTATGTTTTTGCTAATGGTTCTAGTCCCATTCCTTTGGATGGTTGTCACCTCATTAAAGACCAGGCAAGAAATTTACGGAAGTGAATTGACTCTCTGGCCTAAGGATTTAACTTTTGATAACTATTTGTCGGCATTTACAGATGCGGACTTTAGCCTTTATTTCCTTAATAGTTTAATAGTGACGCTGGTTAGCTCAGTTATTGTATTAATCATTTCTGTAATGGGCGGCTATAGCCTGGCGAGATTCCAGTTCAAGGGGAAAAAAGTAACACTGATTGCTTTTTTGGTTACTCAAATGGTTCCCACAATGATTATGCTCGTTCCTCTTTTTATTTTATTTAGTAAGATAGGCCTCATTAACAATTTAGCTTCGTTAATTATCCTTTATACTGTTATAAATATTCCATTTTGTTTGCTAACTATGTCGAGCTTCTTTCAACGAATTCCTGTGACACTAGAGGAAGCTGCGATTATGGATGGATGCAATCGATTCCAAGCCGTTTATAAGGTCATCCTGCCTGTCATGCTGCCGGGAGTTATCGCTACCTTCGTGTTTGCTTTTACAGGTGCATGGAATGAATTGTTCTTTGGAATTATGTTTTTGAACGGTGGAAATTCTGCAACTATCCCAGTTGGATTAAATAATTTTGTTCAGAAATTTGACGTCAATTGGGGTCAAATGACCGCTTGGGGTATTATCTCACTCATACCAGTTGCGATTATGTTTATGTTTATACAGAAGTATATTGTGGCGGGGCTAACTGCAGGGTCAGTAAAAGAATAA
- a CDS encoding aminopeptidase P family N-terminal domain-containing protein: MRNVHIETINPYDGVDLNQDVPIPEITKEEYEQRIRLLVEKMEQDGITYCLVFADREHFANMQYLTGFEPRFEESLLIVSHEGKLTLLVGNECIDYSEISPLALRHVLYQNFSLQGQPREKLVSLCEIFQDAGINHLSKVGIIGHKYFEKEHIGAHLHKVDIPAYILEELLKITEWQNVINYTDRMTHPTEGIRMKLRTATEIAYYEAVSHRASNGIIRLLKELKLGMGELEASRLVGYDAFPISMFPIVNFGEKHVQLGLRSPNNRKLEKGEMITICYGLRGSLIARSGFAALTKNGVNSFIENFYKPYFRAIVDWYESLAIGRMYGETFNKVMGILGDSEKFGIYLNPGHLISLDEWPHSPVYEDSDIPMVSGHYLQCDIIATAKNPFCQAILEDGVILADETLREQLQLKYPETYSRIHRRRRFMIETLGIRISEDVLPLSNCQAILHPYLLDQSQCFVMRN; encoded by the coding sequence TTGAGAAATGTACACATAGAAACTATTAACCCCTATGATGGGGTAGATTTAAATCAGGATGTTCCGATACCTGAAATAACAAAGGAAGAATATGAACAAAGAATTCGACTTCTGGTCGAAAAAATGGAACAGGATGGTATAACGTATTGCCTAGTTTTTGCTGATAGAGAACATTTTGCGAATATGCAATATCTTACCGGTTTTGAACCTCGTTTTGAGGAATCCCTTCTTATTGTTTCTCATGAAGGTAAATTGACACTTCTTGTTGGTAATGAATGCATAGATTATTCAGAAATTAGTCCTTTGGCATTGCGCCATGTTCTCTATCAAAATTTTAGTTTGCAGGGTCAACCGAGAGAAAAGCTTGTCTCTCTTTGTGAAATTTTTCAGGATGCAGGCATTAACCATTTGTCAAAAGTGGGTATCATTGGTCATAAGTATTTTGAAAAAGAGCATATCGGTGCTCATTTACACAAAGTGGACATTCCGGCATATATTCTTGAGGAGCTTTTGAAAATTACAGAGTGGCAAAACGTCATCAATTATACAGATCGTATGACCCATCCTACTGAAGGAATACGCATGAAGTTAAGGACAGCGACAGAAATTGCTTATTATGAAGCAGTTTCTCATCGAGCTTCAAATGGAATTATTCGTTTATTAAAAGAATTAAAACTTGGAATGGGTGAATTAGAGGCATCCCGTTTAGTTGGATATGATGCATTCCCAATCAGCATGTTCCCAATAGTAAACTTTGGAGAAAAACATGTTCAGTTAGGATTGAGGAGCCCGAACAATCGAAAGCTTGAAAAAGGAGAAATGATAACAATTTGTTATGGTTTACGCGGGAGTTTAATTGCCAGATCCGGATTTGCAGCCTTAACTAAAAACGGTGTTAATTCATTCATAGAGAATTTCTACAAACCTTATTTTCGGGCAATTGTGGATTGGTATGAAAGCCTAGCTATTGGAAGAATGTATGGAGAGACCTTTAATAAGGTAATGGGGATTTTAGGTGATTCTGAAAAGTTTGGAATCTATCTAAATCCAGGACATCTCATTTCCTTAGATGAGTGGCCCCATTCACCTGTTTATGAAGATTCTGATATCCCCATGGTTTCGGGGCATTATTTACAATGCGATATCATTGCAACTGCTAAAAATCCATTTTGTCAGGCAATTCTAGAAGATGGAGTTATTTTGGCAGATGAGACGTTAAGGGAACAACTTCAGTTAAAATACCCCGAGACATATTCAAGGATTCATAGAAGAAGAAGATTCATGATTGAAACATTAGGAATTCGAATTTCAGAGGATGTTCTTCCACTTTCCAATTGCCAAGCTATTTTACATCCATATTTATTAGATCAAAGTCAATGTTTTGTAATGAGGAATTAA